In Desulfomonilaceae bacterium, one DNA window encodes the following:
- a CDS encoding pyridoxamine 5'-phosphate oxidase family protein encodes MSKKLMEYFNKQPRLGTLSTVDKNGKVDSAYFGSPRMVDEKTIQMGTGKNRTFSNLLENPHAVFLIMEPGKAVTDWKGVRIYVEMKEHETSGQKLDQIRAAIAEKVGPEAAKKMIHAALTFEVTDVRPLADFGQGWEKSI; translated from the coding sequence ATGAGCAAAAAGCTTATGGAATATTTCAACAAACAACCCAGACTGGGTACTCTCAGCACAGTGGATAAAAACGGGAAGGTTGATTCGGCGTATTTTGGATCACCGCGAATGGTCGACGAAAAAACCATCCAGATGGGTACGGGGAAAAACCGGACATTTTCAAATCTTCTTGAGAACCCTCATGCGGTTTTTTTGATTATGGAACCCGGCAAAGCGGTCACGGATTGGAAAGGTGTTCGTATTTATGTGGAAATGAAAGAACATGAAACTTCCGGGCAAAAACTCGATCAGATAAGGGCGGCGATTGCTGAAAAAGTCGGGCCTGAGGCAGCCAAAAAAATGATACACGCCGCATTGACTTTTGAAGTTACGGATGTCAGGCCGCTTGCGGACTTTGGACAAGGTTGGGAAAAATCGATTTAG
- a CDS encoding PAS domain S-box protein, whose product MSSARLLWIGSSAETAESARKTLEAELDQLSVNIASEAVEALNILARKPSEHLIVIIDAGNTEMELATLATGIKQINPLIEIIILGYPGLAWGNLTLPRYYRPIILDESFSSDTLISCVAKLQEMVEAKQDYDQLCRGIGDNIGMSRTSTEAVLTLLARQNCLGMISMRRDGFFTSYNEEAERLTGYSIEELAHIQVWTNAVLFDHETVQTLLDSIAMFWSKKTGRENMRLMIKRKDGPILTLSMTAVVLLDNFGQARQIVMLFFDPLEIGAAREYELLVNSGHCALYSYLPEKGFVKISTPAVDILNRAFSLNLTVQDILDKKVQDLPIPRETAQSWQGLLENLASGSTSMPNGFSPMGLPGRRLMEHSFVERIPTGTREKFAVFSVVVPREDLCFDAVENQSDKAFAEKTLNEIPRPFLLIQAIRNRDGVILDFQCSRMNPAGIRAVNLNEDFRPGMSFRKIFKDPVKMKTLFESACEVTETGEQKNFEIRMNLNPKDTGEALVRFWFGKVGDGVALFFQDVTAIRNEEAELKHYRHIFSYMDEAIIVTDLEGNIIDWNPASERMFGYTKGQILGRSAYLLTQNSDGGQMKQQSRDVLRDGDVWKGEYQFIRKDGTRGVAISVFALLKDDQGVVYGTVGLSHDLTERKRLEERLTVKSQELQEKNLALNTLLRHAETERIMACERVVGDLSHRINDRLFRILEAKNKPQAVETQVSLLLQELGTAPETRKVEQTDHSPRLTEKELEVAQLIRLGKTSEQIAFILDKSPDTIRLQRISIRKKLGIDRKDRNLASHLKKIDLA is encoded by the coding sequence ATGTCAAGTGCTCGTCTGTTGTGGATCGGGTCCTCCGCTGAAACGGCGGAGTCCGCTCGAAAAACGCTTGAAGCTGAGCTGGATCAACTTTCCGTAAATATAGCGTCCGAGGCTGTGGAAGCTCTCAATATCCTAGCCAGGAAGCCCAGCGAACACCTCATTGTGATAATTGACGCTGGCAATACCGAAATGGAGCTGGCTACCCTGGCCACGGGGATAAAGCAGATAAATCCTTTGATAGAAATAATTATTCTTGGCTATCCCGGACTCGCCTGGGGCAATCTGACTTTGCCAAGGTATTATAGGCCAATCATTCTGGACGAGTCGTTTAGTTCGGATACGCTTATTTCATGCGTGGCCAAACTTCAAGAAATGGTGGAGGCCAAACAAGATTATGATCAACTCTGTCGTGGCATCGGTGACAATATCGGAATGTCCAGGACAAGCACTGAAGCGGTTCTGACGCTTCTGGCCAGACAGAATTGTCTCGGAATGATTAGTATGCGCCGTGACGGTTTTTTCACGTCCTACAACGAAGAAGCCGAACGCTTGACCGGGTATTCAATTGAAGAACTTGCTCACATTCAGGTATGGACGAACGCTGTTCTTTTCGATCATGAAACCGTTCAGACGCTTCTGGATTCGATAGCCATGTTTTGGTCAAAAAAGACTGGACGTGAAAACATGCGTCTCATGATCAAACGGAAAGATGGACCAATTTTAACTCTGTCCATGACGGCGGTGGTCTTGCTGGACAACTTCGGTCAGGCCAGGCAGATAGTGATGCTTTTTTTCGATCCTCTGGAAATTGGCGCAGCCAGAGAATATGAACTTTTGGTTAACTCAGGTCATTGCGCTCTTTACTCGTATCTTCCGGAAAAAGGGTTCGTCAAAATTTCTACACCGGCTGTGGATATTTTAAACCGGGCGTTTTCCCTGAATCTCACTGTCCAGGACATCCTGGACAAGAAAGTGCAAGACTTGCCGATACCCAGAGAGACGGCGCAATCGTGGCAGGGACTTTTGGAGAATCTAGCGTCAGGTTCCACGTCAATGCCAAACGGATTCAGTCCAATGGGGTTGCCCGGTCGGCGCCTGATGGAACACTCCTTCGTAGAGCGAATACCCACTGGAACAAGAGAAAAATTCGCTGTTTTTTCTGTGGTGGTCCCGAGGGAAGATCTTTGTTTCGATGCAGTTGAGAATCAATCGGATAAAGCTTTCGCAGAAAAGACCCTGAACGAAATTCCACGACCTTTTCTGTTGATCCAGGCTATAAGGAACCGGGATGGAGTGATTCTGGACTTTCAATGCTCAAGAATGAACCCGGCCGGAATTAGGGCTGTGAACCTCAATGAAGATTTCCGCCCAGGAATGTCTTTTAGAAAAATTTTTAAAGACCCGGTGAAAATGAAAACGCTTTTCGAATCAGCGTGTGAAGTTACTGAGACGGGAGAACAGAAAAATTTCGAGATTCGGATGAATTTGAATCCAAAGGATACCGGTGAAGCTCTGGTTCGGTTTTGGTTCGGGAAAGTGGGCGATGGAGTGGCTTTATTTTTTCAAGATGTTACGGCTATTCGCAACGAGGAAGCTGAACTTAAACACTACCGCCACATATTTTCTTACATGGATGAGGCTATCATCGTTACTGATCTGGAGGGAAACATCATTGACTGGAATCCTGCCAGCGAACGCATGTTCGGATACACCAAAGGGCAGATTCTTGGACGTTCGGCGTATTTGCTGACACAAAACTCCGATGGCGGTCAAATGAAGCAACAGTCCCGAGATGTCCTTCGTGATGGAGACGTTTGGAAGGGCGAATATCAGTTTATAAGAAAGGATGGAACACGAGGCGTCGCCATTTCAGTCTTTGCATTGCTCAAAGATGATCAGGGTGTCGTATACGGAACCGTAGGTCTCAGTCACGACCTTACTGAGCGCAAGCGTCTTGAAGAGCGTCTCACAGTAAAAAGTCAAGAGCTTCAGGAAAAAAATCTGGCTCTCAATACCCTCCTGCGTCACGCCGAAACGGAAAGAATAATGGCCTGTGAAAGAGTAGTAGGTGATCTGTCGCACAGAATCAACGATCGCTTATTCCGGATTCTTGAGGCTAAAAACAAGCCACAGGCCGTGGAAACACAAGTTAGCCTTCTACTCCAGGAACTGGGGACAGCTCCGGAAACAAGGAAGGTGGAACAAACAGACCACTCCCCCAGATTGACTGAGAAAGAATTGGAGGTAGCGCAGTTGATACGCTTGGGTAAAACTAGTGAACAGATTGCTTTCATTCTCGATAAGAGCCCTGACACCATTCGTCTTCAGCGGATTTCGATTCGAAAAAAGCTCGGTATAGACCGAAAGGACCGGAATTTGGCGAGCCACTTGAAAAAAATTGATCTGGCATAA
- the cobO gene encoding cob(I)yrinic acid a,c-diamide adenosyltransferase, whose product MDGPGKIQVFTGEGKGKTTAAVGLAVRAIGRGFRVFMVQFLKAPDTSGEQIALKSLAPMITIKPMGRKGFIFERGCEPRDVEMAKQALAEARSAMLSGEVDMIILDEVNIAENLGLIDIQEVLDLMNSKPDNVELVLTGRYAHPEIINRADVVLEMKKIKHHFDKGVRARNGIEY is encoded by the coding sequence ATGGATGGGCCGGGCAAAATACAGGTGTTCACGGGCGAAGGAAAGGGAAAAACTACAGCGGCTGTAGGGTTAGCTGTTCGCGCAATCGGCAGAGGTTTCAGGGTTTTCATGGTTCAATTCCTCAAGGCTCCTGATACGTCAGGAGAGCAGATCGCTTTGAAATCCTTGGCGCCTATGATCACTATCAAACCCATGGGTAGAAAGGGTTTCATATTCGAGCGAGGATGTGAGCCCAGGGATGTGGAAATGGCCAAACAGGCTTTAGCGGAAGCTCGTTCAGCCATGTTGAGCGGGGAAGTTGATATGATCATCCTGGATGAGGTAAACATAGCCGAGAATTTGGGCTTAATCGATATCCAGGAGGTTTTGGATCTCATGAATTCGAAACCTGATAACGTGGAATTGGTCCTTACAGGACGTTATGCCCACCCAGAAATAATAAATCGCGCCGATGTCGTCCTTGAAATGAAAAAGATCAAACATCACTTTGACAAAGGCGTCAGGGCTCGTAACGGAATTGAGTATTAG
- a CDS encoding DUF2284 domain-containing protein, with the protein MSMRFTSAFNIIGRLNGANLEQSLQKLVEFAKSRGALDAKPIAASDIVFDPRSILKCRFGCKRWGKYWTCSPNIGISIDEFKKALQCYRNAIILKSAEPKAAQEITLAVEKEAILEYGAVFAFALVLCVQCEECAFPEPCGFPEKARPSMDGLGIDVVKTVESLGFKVEFDKTGSLLPAWFTMVLVD; encoded by the coding sequence ATGTCGATGCGTTTTACATCGGCCTTCAACATAATTGGCCGCCTCAATGGAGCGAATTTGGAACAATCACTGCAAAAACTCGTAGAGTTCGCCAAATCAAGAGGGGCGTTGGACGCAAAGCCTATCGCCGCCAGCGATATTGTTTTTGACCCGCGTTCAATACTAAAATGTCGTTTTGGATGTAAACGTTGGGGGAAATACTGGACTTGCAGTCCCAATATAGGCATTTCTATTGACGAGTTCAAAAAGGCCCTACAGTGCTATCGGAATGCGATAATTCTGAAATCTGCAGAGCCCAAAGCTGCCCAGGAAATAACTTTGGCAGTGGAAAAAGAAGCAATCTTGGAATATGGGGCTGTGTTCGCTTTTGCATTGGTTTTGTGCGTCCAGTGCGAAGAATGCGCTTTTCCTGAGCCATGCGGATTTCCTGAAAAGGCTAGACCATCCATGGACGGTTTAGGAATAGACGTGGTCAAGACTGTAGAGTCCCTGGGGTTCAAGGTGGAATTTGACAAAACGGGAAGTCTGTTGCCGGCCTGGTTCACCATGGTCCTTGTTGACTAA